In Nitrospira sp., the DNA window ATTTCCGGTCAAGGGTATCGCGCATATCACCGGCGGCGGGCTAACGGAAAATCTCCCGCGTGTGTTTCCAAAGAATTGTCGCGCACAGTTGCGTCGCGGCGCGTGGCCCATACCGTCGATCTTTTCGCTCATTAAAAAGATCGGGCGGGTGGACGACATGGAGATGCACCGCGTGTTCAACATGGGCATCGGGCTTGTGATGATCGTGCCGGCGCAGCATGCCGAGGCTGTGCTTGCTAAAGCCGCGGCGCTGGGCGACAAGGGCTATGTGATCGGCGAGATGGTAGCCGGCGAACCGGGCGTGGAGTATGTCTGAAGGGATGGGCCAGAGGCTTGAGGCTAGAGGCGAAAGGCTACGTGTAGGCGTACTCGCCTCCGGACGGGGGTCCAATCTCCAAGCCATCATTGACGCGATCGAAGCGGGAACATTACGCGCGCAGATCGTCGTTGTCCTCAGCAACAAGAAAGACGCCGGAGCGCTCGACCGGGCGCGGAAACACGGTCTCACCAACGTCTTCCTTGACCCCACGCCCTTTGCGGGGCAACCGGATGCCCGAGCAGCTTACGACCGTGCCGTGCTGGATGTGCTCAACAAGCATGAGGTCGAGCTGGTGCTGCTGGCCGGCTACATGAAGATTGTCACCTCCGTGTTGATCAGCGCATACGAAAACCGCATGATGAACATCCATCCGTCACTCCTGCCGTCCTTCCCTGGTTTGGACGTACAGACGAAAGCCATCGCGCATGGCGTGCGGTTCTCCGGCTGCACCGTGCATTTTGTGACGGAAGGTGTAGACGAGGGACCGATCATCATCCAGGCGGCGGTGCCGATCCTTGAGGGCGATACGCCGGAAGCACTGGCTTCGCGTATCCTGGTGGAGGAGCACAGGATTTTTCCGAAAGCCGTGCAGCTCTACGCGGAGGGGCGACTGGCAGTGGATGGCCGCATTGTACGCGTACGCGGCGCGTCCCACGCAACTGGTTCCTTAACCAATCCGGTGT includes these proteins:
- a CDS encoding phosphoribosylglycinamide formyltransferase — translated: MGQRLEARGERLRVGVLASGRGSNLQAIIDAIEAGTLRAQIVVVLSNKKDAGALDRARKHGLTNVFLDPTPFAGQPDARAAYDRAVLDVLNKHEVELVLLAGYMKIVTSVLISAYENRMMNIHPSLLPSFPGLDVQTKAIAHGVRFSGCTVHFVTEGVDEGPIIIQAAVPILEGDTPEALASRILVEEHRIFPKAVQLYAEGRLAVDGRIVRVRGASHATGSLTNPV